The DNA window CCGACCCTAACATTCTCTGGAACCAGATCCGCGAGTCCGAACGCACTGCGCCCGACGATCGGCCCGTCGTTCTCGTGGTTGAGGGAGATCCGAGTGTGCGGATGGTTCTGCGCCATGCTCTGCGCACCGTAGTGCGCACTGATGCTGCCGGTACCGTGGCCGACGCCCTGCGCATGGCCGAGACGGTGCCGTACGATGGGGTGCTCTTGGATCTGGATTTGCCGGACGGGAACGGAATGGAGGTGGTAGACACGCTGCGCGAGCGGACGCCCTACTGGGGGGTGCCGATGGTGGCCGTGACGGCCCACGAGCTGCCTGACGGTCGGGGGCACTTTCTCGAGGCCGGACTCGATGCGTTCGTGGCGAAGCCGTTCGAGAAAGACGAGATTCGTACTCTGGTACGTCATCTTGTGGTCGCGCCCGACAACGCCGTGGACAGGGGGCGGAAGCTGATCCGGGAAAAGCAAGACCGACAGCCGGCAGAGACGGAAACGGCAGAAGCGGCCGAAGAAAAGCAGGAGCGCCGGGAAGCTCCTGTTACACAATCCCTGGACGTTTTGTCGGAGCGGTAGTGGGCAGTTCAGCCGAAGAGACGAGCCGTCGCGGTCCGACTCCGAAGCCATTTCGTACTGATCGACAATCGAAAGAGGCGACATGAAGAATACGCGTTCCACATCCCGAAAAAACCGGACGTCCGGTGCACGCCGATCCGGTTCGAAAACCCACGGTCGCCGAAGGGGGAGCAAGGGCGGGCGGTCCTCCTCGTCCCGCAACGGATCGAACTGGGCACGGCACAGCACGGCCCTGCCGGACTGGACCGATCTCGAACCGCCGACCAATCGGCGTCGCCCCGACCCGTCCGAGGAGTCGTTTCTCCAACAGGTATCGACGGTGCGCTTCGCGACCATCGTGCTACTGCTGGCGGGGGCTTTCACCCTCTACGTGGGGCACGTACACGCCACGAAGGACTTGCTCGGCAACGTTCAGGAGGTACGGGCCGAAAATCAGCGTCTCCACCTGAAGCGCAATCGCCTGCAGGGCGAGTTTGCCCGCAAAACGAGCCCATCGGTCATCTACGAGCGCGCCCGAGCACTCGGCCTTCGAGAAAGTGTGACGTACGGAGAACCCATCTCGATTGACGAATAGCGAATTCCGAGTTCGCACCTCGTCTTTCCCAATTCGCCATTGCCATGAAGCCGAAGGATCAAATCCTAACCCGGATGTACATGGTGCTGACGCTGCTCAGCATCGTGCCCGTGATTGTGGCTGCCCAGATTGGGTGGATCGTCCTCACGGAGAAGGGAGAGCTACGCGATCGGGCGAAAGAACAGGCCCGCTCCACAGTGAAGATTCCGGCCATGCGGGGCAGTATTCTGGATGCTTCGGGACGAACGCTGGCGACGAACACGGCTCGCTACGATCTTGCACTCGACCCGACAGTGGAAGGATTTGCGTCGGTAGCCAACCGGTTCTATGAGGGGCTTGCCTCTATCACCGGCCGGTCGGCTGCCCACTTCCGGACCATCGTAGACGAGCGGTACAGTCCGCAGTATGTGGCCTTATATGATGGCCTCACAGAGCGCCAGTACGAAAAGGTGAAGAGCTGGGAGGTGCCGGGGGTAATCCTCACGCCCCGATTTGCTCGGCGCTACATGCATGGCACCACGGCCGCCCATGTGCTCGGGCACGTCGGGGGCGATGGGCAGGGCTTGTCGGGATTGGAGCTGTCGTACAATGACGCCCTGGCGGGCACGCCCGGAAAGCGGGTGGTTACCCGCGATCGGAGCGGTCGCATCAAGGCGTTTGTAGGGGGGCAGGTGCGGAAGCCAACCCACGGGAACGACCTCGTGCTCACCATCGATCTCGTTCGTCAAGCGGCCCTTGAGGACGAATTGCGACAGGGCGTGCGTGAGAGTAAGGCGAATTGGGGGACGGCGGTGGCGATGGACCCGGAGACCGGAGCTATTCTTGCCATGGCCAACGTGCCGACCTACAATCCCAATCAGCCCGGCAGTTCTCAAAGTGCAGCTCGGCGCAATCGCGCCATCACCGATCGGTTCGAACCCGGCTCCACGTTCAAACTCGTGGGCGCCACGGCGGCGGTCGATCAAGGCACGGTGGCAATGGACGACTCCGTGGAGACCGGAGAGGGATGGGCCGTGTTTCACGGGCACACGATGAAGGACGTGACGGCCTACGGCACCATTTCCTTTGCCGAGGTCATCTCGAAGTCGAGCAACGTGGGCATGGCGAAGACGGTGCGCAGTCATGTGGAAGCGGGGACCTTTTATCAGTACGCCCGCAACATGGGGTTCAGTACACCGACGTGGATTGATCTGCCGGGAGAACAGGAAGGGGTACTGAAGACGCCGGATGAGTGGAGTCAGACGACCCTCACCTCGATGAGTATTGGCTACGAGGTGGCCGTGACGCCGCTGCAACTGGTGACGGCGTACAGTGCTCTTGCCAATGGGGGGCGCCTTCTGAAGCCGTACGTGGTGGCCGAGCGGCGGGACGTGACCGGGAAAACATTGTGGCAAAACGAGGTCGATTCCATTCGCCGGGTTATGAAACCGGAGACGGCCCGGACGCTTCGCCCGGCGTTCGAACAGGCGGTGGAGAGCGGCACGGCGACCGAGGCAAATATTGAAGGGGTGGAGGTGGCGGGCAAGACCGGAACTGCGCTTCAGGTGACCGACGGGCACTATACGAAAGAGCAGGCGCGGGCGTCCTTCGTGGGCTTCTTCCCGGCGGACGACCCGAAGGTTACGCTTCTCGTCATTGTGGGTGGGCCGGAGACGAGCATCTACGGAGGGGCCGTGGCGGCGCCCATTTTTCGGCGCGTGGCCCGGCGGTGGGCGGGTACGTTTCCGTCGGTCGTGGACCGCATGACGGCCGAGCCGTCGTACGGAAAGACGCGTGTCTCGTCGCCGCTTGATTCTCTTCTGCGTCGCCCCTCCCTTCCGCAAGATTCGACTCGCACGCTCCCGAACCTCACGGGGACCAGTACCCGACGGGCGCTACATTGGCTCCGCAGCCACGGTGTAGATGTAAAGCTCTACGGCCAGGGACGGGTGGAGGGCCAGAAGCCGAAGCCCGGGGCTCCGATGCCGTCTCGCGTTCTCCTCGAAAGTGGCTCGTAATCCAATGCCGACGAACCAGTCCCATGCTCCCCGGACGCCTGCGTCCGATCACGGCCACTTCTCGGTGGCCCTGGGGGAGCTACGTCGGCGTTTCCAAGCACGGGACCTGCTTGCGAAGGGGGGCTGGCCCTCAGAGGGCTCAGACGATCGTGTGATTGAGCACCTTGCGGACGACAGTCGTGAGGTCGTTCCGGGGGGCGCCTTCATTGCCCTTCGGGGCACGGAGGGGGACGGGCATTCGTTCATTGACAGTGCTGTGGAGAAGGGGGCCCGACTCGTGGTATGTGAGGACATTCCCGAGGCGGTCCGTGAACGGTTTTCCGATACGCTCTTTGTCCCGGTCACGGACACGCGGGTAGCCCTGGCGGAGATGGCGGCGGCCCTTTATGATGACCCGGCGGACGAACTGCAGATGGTGGGAGTGACAGGAACGAATGGAAAGACGACGGTTGCCTTCCTGGTTCACCACCTGCTTGAGGCGCTGGGAACGACAACCGGCCTCCTCAGCACGGTAGAGGTACGGACGGGAGAGGGGACGAGCAAGACAGATCTCACGACGCCCGGACCTCTGGAGCTGCATCGCCTCCTCCGTCGCATGGTAGACGAGGGCTGTACGGCGTGTGCGATGGAGGTGTCGTCGCACGCCCTCGACCAGGCCCGCGTTCACGGCCTCGACTATGCTGTTGCGATTTTTACCAATCTCACGGTCGATCACCTCAACTACCACGGCACTCTCGTTGCGTACCGGCAGGCCAAGAAGAAGCTCTTCGACCAGCTTTCCGCGGAGGCCACGGCTCTGTACAATGCCGACGATGAAGCCGGAGACGAGATGATAGCCGACACGGCGGCCCGAACCATCTCCTTCGCCCTGGACACGGACGCCGATATACGGCCTCGGATTTTGGAGAGTGCGGTCGACGGCCTGCGCCTGGAGATGGGGGGGCGGGAGCAGCACTTTCGACTGGCCGGACGCTTCAATGCCTACAACCTTGCGGCGGCCTACGGGGCGGCCCGTGCGTTGGGGTACGACGCCGAGGCCACGCGGGAGGCGCTTGCCGAGGCACCGCCGGTGCCCGGTCGCTTCGAACCGCTGCGCTTTGAGGAAGGCCCAACGGTCGTTGTGGACTATGCCCACACGCCCGATGCACTGGAAAATATTCTCCGGGCCGTCCGCGAGACGATGGACGCTGCCACAACGCTCTGGTGCGTGTTCGGGTGTGGGGGCAACCGGGACACGACCAAGCGCCGCACAATGGGCAGTATCGCCGAGCAAGGGGCCGATCGCGTCATTGTGACGAGCGACAACCCGCGCACCGAGGAGCCGGAAGCCATTCTCAACGACATCAGACGGGGCGTCAGTCGTCCCGCCGATATGCAGTGGATTGTGGACCGGGAGGCGGCGATTCAGGCGGCGGCCGAGCAGGCCACGCCCAACGACGTGGTGCTGATTGCGGGCAAAGGACACGAGGCCTATCAAATCATTGGGAACGAGAAACGACCGTTCGACGATCGCGAAATAGCTCGAAAATATTTTGGCTGAGTGAGCGTGGGAGCGTGGGCGAACGAGCGCTCGTGCTCCCATGCGCCCACGCTCTCTACTCCCATACGCATGCTCTATTACCTCATCGACTACATTGAGCAGCTGTACCACCCGCCGGGGTTCCAGGTGATTCGGTTCATCACCGTGCGGGCGGCGCTGGCGTCCATTACGGCGCTCGTGATCGCGCTGTTTGCGGGACGCAGCATCATTCGCTGGCTGCGACAGCAGCAGCTTGGGGAACAGGTGCGCGAGGGCGAGGAAGCGGGGGCGGTGAGTCACGTGCACAAGGCCGGTACACCCACGATGGGCGGCATCATCATCCTGCTGTCCGTGCTGGGGGCCACGCTGCTGTGGGGCGCCATCGCCAACACCTACGTGTGGCTCGTGATGGCCGCGACGGCGGGACTGGGCATGCTCGGGTTTGCCGACGACTACGTGAAGACCGTTAAGAAGGACAAGGACGGACTGCCGGCAAGGATCAAAATTTTCGGCCAAGTGGGCGTGGGGGGGCTTGTGGGAGGCGTGCTCTACTTTCATCCCGATTTTGCCGACTACAACACCCTCACGTACGTCCCCTTTCTCAAAGATCAATTGCTCGACTACGACCTCTTCCGGTTTTGGGAGTTGGGCCTCGACCTCGGATGGCTCGTGTACATCCCGGTCGTCATCTTCATCATTACCGCCGTCTCGAATGCCGTCAATCTGACTGATGGGCTCGACGGCCTCACGACAGGGGTCACGGCGTTCGTGTCGCTCGGGCTCATCGCGCTCGTGTACGTGTCGGGCAATGTGCAGCTTGCAACCTTTCTCAACGTGATGTTTTTGCCCGGCACCGGCGAGCTCACGGTGTTCGTGGCGTCTGTGACGGCGGCCTGCTTCGGGTTTCTCTGGTACAACGGGTATCCGGCCACCGTTTTTATGGGCGACACCGGCTCCCTGGCGCTGGGAGGAGCTGTGGGGGCGACCATTCTCATGGTGCGCAAGGAGTTGCTGTTGCCGCTGCTCGGCATCGTATACTTTGCGGAGGCGGTGTCCGTCATTTTGCAAACTGGCTATTTCAAGTACACGCGTCATCGTACCGGGACGGGAAAGCGGATCTTCAAGATGGCACCGTTGCACCATCACTTTGAGGCGCTCGGGACCCACGAGGCGAAAATCGTGACGCGCTTTTGGATCGTGACCGCGATTACCGTGATTGCTGCCCTCCTCTCGTTGCGATTGCGTTGAAGGTTTTCGGACTGTAATGAGACGCCTTCTTTAGAATTGAAAGACAGCACTTTACCGACGTGCCTTCCCAAGACGAGAGTACGTAGCACGTTGAACGTTCAACGTTTTGACCTTCAACGAAAGGACAGCAGCAGACTCCTTAGGTACACACTCCCACGCTCGAATTCTTCTCGACAGCCCGAATGAATGACTCCAGACAATGTCCGCACAAAGCAGGTGACCGTCGTCGGCGGGGCGCGCAGCGGGCGAGCTGTGGCGCAGTTGTTGGCGGAGGCCGGGGCGGAGGTCTTCTTGACCGAGCAGGGACCTCCGACCGAAGGATTAGAGGCGACGCTCGATGCCGCCGGGGTGGAGTACGAGTTCGGAGGGCATACGACGCGCGCCATCGAGGCCGACTTCTTTGTTCTGAGCCCGGGAGTGCCTACGCAGTCGAATATTGTACAGCAGGCTCAGCGGGCGGGGCTCAGCATCTACTCAGAGATCGAAGTGGCGTCCTGGTTTTGCGAGGCGCCCATCGTCGCGATCACGGGCACCAACGGGAAGACGACCACGACGAGTCTGACCGGACACGTATTTCGGCAGGCCCTCGCCGAGGCCTCCGGGCGCGAGGCCATCGTGGCGGGCAACATCGGGTATCCGTTTTCGGACTATGTGATGGATGCAGGGCCGGAGGACGTGGTGGTGCTAGAAGTCTCCAGCTTCCAACTCGATCACGTAGATACGTTCCATCCTGCCGTCAGCGTGATCCTCAACATCACCCCCGACCACCTGGACCGCTACGACCACGACTTCAATGCCTACGCGCAGGCCAAATTCAACATTTTTCGCAACCAGGGGACGGGCGACGTGGTGGTGTACAACCGCGACGACGATCTTGTGCGCGATTATGTGACGTGGGCGGCAGAGGAGCAGAGGATGCGGCCATTAGGCTTTACGCTGACCGACGAGCCGGGGCCGGGGGCATACCTACAGGACGATCGCATTTTTCTTCGCATTGAAGATGGGGAGCCGCTCATGCAACGGGACGAGTTGGCCCTCCGGGGGCGTCACAATCTGTACAACTCGCTCGCGGCTGCCGTCTCGGCTCGCGTCATGGAAGTCGAGCGCGACGTCATTCGTGAGAGCCTAGCCGGGTTCGAGGGAGTGCCGCACCGTCTCGAAGAGATCCGAACGGTCGACGGCGTGCTCTACGTCAATGATTCAAAGGCAACCAACGTGAACGCGGTCTGGTACGCCCTGGAAAGTTTTGATCGGCCCGTGGTGTTGATTGCCGGCGGACGGGACAAGGGAAATGACTACACCGATCTGAAACCGTTGGTACGCAAGGGCGTGCGCGCTGTTGTGGCGATGGGCGAAAGTGCCGAGAAGGTGTACGAGGAGTTGGGCGCCGAGGCCGAGGAACGCGGCAAAGCACGATCGATGGAGGAGGCGCTCAATCTCGCACAGGGCTTTGCGGAATCGGGGGACGCCGTGCTGTTGAGCCCAGCCTGCTCGTCCTTCGACATGTACGAAAATTACGAAGAACGGGGCGACATCTTCCGCCGCCTCGTGAAGACGCTGCTATAGTGCGTATTTTGGGAGGCGATGAGGAACGAACCGAAATACGCAAGCAACACGAAATACTCGATTAACGCATTTGCCGACAGACAGACGTAGCGACCTCGTTCGATGAGCTTCATTGACACCCTCAAACAGAAAGTCACCGACCGCGCCCCGGCGGACAAGTACGTCGTGTGGGTCGTGTTGGCCCTTGCGGCTATGGGGACCGTGGCCGTGTACAGCGCCATTACGTACCTGGCGGAGGTGCGGGCGGGAACGGGGCCGGAGCAGTTTCTGGTGCGGCACCTGATCCGGGTCGGAATTGCATTCGGGGTGATGGGGGTGGTCAGCTTCATCGATTATCGCACGCTGGCACGATATAGCCGGATCGGACTCATTGGCGCTCTTCTGCTCCTGCTTTCTGTAAAGATCATGGGGCTCTTTTCCGCGGGCTCTGACCGCTGGTTAGAGATTGCCGGCTTCGGGTTCCAGCCGTCCGACCTGGCGCGAGTGGCCCTGGTGTTTTATGTGGCTGTCCTGTTGGTGCAAAAGCAGGACTACGTGAAGAGCTTCAGCCGGGCCTTTCTGCCCATCCTCGTATGGGTATTTGGGACCATCTTGCTCATTGGAATTGATGACCTTTCCACCTCTGCCGTCTTGCTTCTGGCGGTGATGCTGATGTGCTTCGTGGGACGGGTGAGTGCCATCCAGATCGGCGGACTTGGAATCCTTGGGGCGGCCCTGGCGGTGGTTCTCATTGCCACCTCGCCGCATCGGGCCGCCCGACTGGAGGCATATCTCGGGGTAAACCTCTTCGACGATACGAGTACCGAGTACGTGATGGACCCGCAGGGC is part of the Salinibacter sp. 10B genome and encodes:
- a CDS encoding response regulator encodes the protein MNDSDSIFPDPNILWNQIRESERTAPDDRPVVLVVEGDPSVRMVLRHALRTVVRTDAAGTVADALRMAETVPYDGVLLDLDLPDGNGMEVVDTLRERTPYWGVPMVAVTAHELPDGRGHFLEAGLDAFVAKPFEKDEIRTLVRHLVVAPDNAVDRGRKLIREKQDRQPAETETAEAAEEKQERREAPVTQSLDVLSER
- a CDS encoding UDP-N-acetylmuramoyl-L-alanyl-D-glutamate--2,6-diaminopimelate ligase, translated to MPTNQSHAPRTPASDHGHFSVALGELRRRFQARDLLAKGGWPSEGSDDRVIEHLADDSREVVPGGAFIALRGTEGDGHSFIDSAVEKGARLVVCEDIPEAVRERFSDTLFVPVTDTRVALAEMAAALYDDPADELQMVGVTGTNGKTTVAFLVHHLLEALGTTTGLLSTVEVRTGEGTSKTDLTTPGPLELHRLLRRMVDEGCTACAMEVSSHALDQARVHGLDYAVAIFTNLTVDHLNYHGTLVAYRQAKKKLFDQLSAEATALYNADDEAGDEMIADTAARTISFALDTDADIRPRILESAVDGLRLEMGGREQHFRLAGRFNAYNLAAAYGAARALGYDAEATREALAEAPPVPGRFEPLRFEEGPTVVVDYAHTPDALENILRAVRETMDAATTLWCVFGCGGNRDTTKRRTMGSIAEQGADRVIVTSDNPRTEEPEAILNDIRRGVSRPADMQWIVDREAAIQAAAEQATPNDVVLIAGKGHEAYQIIGNEKRPFDDREIARKYFG
- the mraY gene encoding phospho-N-acetylmuramoyl-pentapeptide-transferase, encoding MLYYLIDYIEQLYHPPGFQVIRFITVRAALASITALVIALFAGRSIIRWLRQQQLGEQVREGEEAGAVSHVHKAGTPTMGGIIILLSVLGATLLWGAIANTYVWLVMAATAGLGMLGFADDYVKTVKKDKDGLPARIKIFGQVGVGGLVGGVLYFHPDFADYNTLTYVPFLKDQLLDYDLFRFWELGLDLGWLVYIPVVIFIITAVSNAVNLTDGLDGLTTGVTAFVSLGLIALVYVSGNVQLATFLNVMFLPGTGELTVFVASVTAACFGFLWYNGYPATVFMGDTGSLALGGAVGATILMVRKELLLPLLGIVYFAEAVSVILQTGYFKYTRHRTGTGKRIFKMAPLHHHFEALGTHEAKIVTRFWIVTAITVIAALLSLRLR
- a CDS encoding penicillin-binding transpeptidase domain-containing protein; its protein translation is MKPKDQILTRMYMVLTLLSIVPVIVAAQIGWIVLTEKGELRDRAKEQARSTVKIPAMRGSILDASGRTLATNTARYDLALDPTVEGFASVANRFYEGLASITGRSAAHFRTIVDERYSPQYVALYDGLTERQYEKVKSWEVPGVILTPRFARRYMHGTTAAHVLGHVGGDGQGLSGLELSYNDALAGTPGKRVVTRDRSGRIKAFVGGQVRKPTHGNDLVLTIDLVRQAALEDELRQGVRESKANWGTAVAMDPETGAILAMANVPTYNPNQPGSSQSAARRNRAITDRFEPGSTFKLVGATAAVDQGTVAMDDSVETGEGWAVFHGHTMKDVTAYGTISFAEVISKSSNVGMAKTVRSHVEAGTFYQYARNMGFSTPTWIDLPGEQEGVLKTPDEWSQTTLTSMSIGYEVAVTPLQLVTAYSALANGGRLLKPYVVAERRDVTGKTLWQNEVDSIRRVMKPETARTLRPAFEQAVESGTATEANIEGVEVAGKTGTALQVTDGHYTKEQARASFVGFFPADDPKVTLLVIVGGPETSIYGGAVAAPIFRRVARRWAGTFPSVVDRMTAEPSYGKTRVSSPLDSLLRRPSLPQDSTRTLPNLTGTSTRRALHWLRSHGVDVKLYGQGRVEGQKPKPGAPMPSRVLLESGS
- a CDS encoding putative peptidoglycan glycosyltransferase FtsW — its product is MSFIDTLKQKVTDRAPADKYVVWVVLALAAMGTVAVYSAITYLAEVRAGTGPEQFLVRHLIRVGIAFGVMGVVSFIDYRTLARYSRIGLIGALLLLLSVKIMGLFSAGSDRWLEIAGFGFQPSDLARVALVFYVAVLLVQKQDYVKSFSRAFLPILVWVFGTILLIGIDDLSTSAVLLLAVMLMCFVGRVSAIQIGGLGILGAALAVVLIATSPHRAARLEAYLGVNLFDDTSTEYVMDPQGEQYQSRQARIAFAVGGFTGVGPGKSIQRDFLPAPYNDFIFAIIAEEYGMVGALLLLLGFCVLLFRGYLRIARDAPDPLGLVLAVGFTTLIVAYGFVHAAVSCGLLPVTGLPMPFVSYGGTSMVANGIMVGVLLNISRQSAKRTPDEMRLEYKDFV
- the murD gene encoding UDP-N-acetylmuramoyl-L-alanine--D-glutamate ligase, coding for MTPDNVRTKQVTVVGGARSGRAVAQLLAEAGAEVFLTEQGPPTEGLEATLDAAGVEYEFGGHTTRAIEADFFVLSPGVPTQSNIVQQAQRAGLSIYSEIEVASWFCEAPIVAITGTNGKTTTTSLTGHVFRQALAEASGREAIVAGNIGYPFSDYVMDAGPEDVVVLEVSSFQLDHVDTFHPAVSVILNITPDHLDRYDHDFNAYAQAKFNIFRNQGTGDVVVYNRDDDLVRDYVTWAAEEQRMRPLGFTLTDEPGPGAYLQDDRIFLRIEDGEPLMQRDELALRGRHNLYNSLAAAVSARVMEVERDVIRESLAGFEGVPHRLEEIRTVDGVLYVNDSKATNVNAVWYALESFDRPVVLIAGGRDKGNDYTDLKPLVRKGVRAVVAMGESAEKVYEELGAEAEERGKARSMEEALNLAQGFAESGDAVLLSPACSSFDMYENYEERGDIFRRLVKTLL